From Microcaecilia unicolor chromosome 11, aMicUni1.1, whole genome shotgun sequence, the proteins below share one genomic window:
- the CNR2 gene encoding cannabinoid receptor 2, which produces MNQTQGNTTKCDYVNVDSYMVLTNSQEIAVAVLCITLGGVCILENLLVLYLIFASSHLRKKPSYLFISSVALADLLASVIFAYTFVDFHVFKETGSYSLFLFKLGAVTTSFTASLGSLLLTAFDRYICIHRPSAYKRIVTQQRALLALVVLWVITLIVAYLPLMGWNCCTLNSLCSQLFPLIDNNYLSIWICLVLTLLLAITYAYIYVFWKARKHQQDMNSHQVQPGKRQAKIRMDVMLAKTMVLVLTVLVTCWSPVLFFMIYGLFTVLNDDVKRVFAFCSTLCLLNSMINPIIYALRSRNMRHELINRLFCCRKILGIAGGSQEDESFQTSVVDTVCDNTMQDTNGYASSDGIILYSASNTHNPHT; this is translated from the coding sequence ATGAATCAAACACAGGGGAACACGACTAAGTGTGATTACGTAAACGTGGACTCATACATGGTCCTGACCAACTCTCAGGAGATTGCCGTAGCTGTTCTGTGTATCACCTTGGGGGGGGTTTGCATCCTGGAGAATTTGCTGGTGCTGTACTTGATTTTTGCCTCTTCGCATCTGAGGAAGAAGCCTTCCTACCTCTTCATCAGCAGTGTGGCACTGGCCGACCTCTTGGCCAGTGTGATTTTTGCGTACACCTTTGTGGATTTTCATGTCTTTAAAGAAACGGGGTCTTATAGCCTCTTCCTGTTTAAGCTGGGGGCCGTCACTACCTCCTTTACTGCATCCCTCGGCAGTTTATTGCTAACTGCTTTTGACAGGTATATTTGCATCCATAGGCCATCGGCATATAAGAGGATTGTGACCCAGCAAAGGGCTTTACTAGCCTTGGTTGTGCTCTGGGTAATTACGCTAATCGTTGCTTATCTGCCTTTAATGGGCTGGAATTGTTGCACACTGAACTCCTTGTGTTCACAGCTCTTCCCCCTCATTGACAACAACTATTTGAGCATTTGGATCTGCTTGGTGTTGACTTTGCTCTTGGCCATCACCTACGCCTATATTTATGTCTTCTGGAAGGCTCGCAAGCATCAGCAGGATATGAACAGCCACCAAGTGCAGCCTGGGAAAAGACAGGCCAAAATACGGATGGACGTCATGCTTGCCAAAACCATGGTGCTCGTGCTGACCGTGCTTGTGACCTGCTGGTCTCCGGTTCTCTTCTTCATGATCTATGGCTTGTTTACTGTCCTGAACGATGATGTCAAGAGGGTGTTTGCATTCTGCAGCACCCTCTGCCTGCTGAACTCCATGATCAATCCTATCATATACGCTCTGAGGAGCAGGAACATGAGGCATGAATTGATAAACAGGCTCTTCTGTTGCAGGAAGATACTGGGGATTGCTGGAGGAAGCCAGGAGGATGAGAGCTTCCAAACTTCTGTGGTTGATACCGTATGTGACAATACGATGCAGGACACAAATGGATACGCATCATCAGATGGAATTATTCTCTACTCTGCTAGCAACACACATAATCCCCATACATAA